The DNA segment CTAATAATTTGAGACATACTAAGACTGTTAaaagaaattttattattttgtgattgaattaaatgcttttcatggtcATGACATATTTGATCTTCACTAACAATAATTCCATATAAGCAGAAAAATCGTGACTTATATTTACGTTGcgtgaaaaattttaatgttaaaaAACTAAGCTCAGATCaaatttatgatgtgtatcatttAGAAAGTCTTTATCTGATATGTAGATGCATCGATATCAGATCCGAAAGCTATAGCGATGTCAATCtataaggagaactagactcgtcttttttttttttccatccttCACAGGATGACTATGAGTCATGGATTAGAGACCAaggaagattgcaaatagatatgTAATCTCAATAACATCACATGACGTGACTAAGAGGAGATAAGAAAAGATCTATAATCTCGCAAGAACATCACATCACATATCCATGTTGACTCCATAAGAGATCATGTCTATTATAGGTGAGAGCAAAAGGTCTAAGATAAGTACGTATGATAATTCCTCTCATCAAGGTCATCTCCTTAGTTGAACATCTTTCAATTGatcgataattataattaaaatttaatcatatttataatatatcttatctaattaagatatgatcatataaaataatattctctcactttgacccattaatttataaaatatacaaaataaataaaataaaatttatttaaaaataattttatttaattggaTTCTAAATTTTTTAGAAAACATTTTATACGTAcacacaaattttataaaataatccaataaacataataatatcaCAATAAGTATGATTACCAATATGAGTCATAATGATTATATATCATCATTGTCATACTTACTTTACTAGGATAATTCAAAATGAcccatataatttattttgtcaaGACAGTCCTATATTATAttgaatcataatatatatatatatataaatataaacatgataataaaaataaataattttaattatttaaataaaaatatcatgctcAAACATATATTATCTTTAGACGAAGAGATGATCTATCATCTCTTAATAATGTTATATAATGTATGGTCTTTAAGatgttatatttatttaaaatgaaaGCAGAAGATCAAAGATAAATATTTAGAATAATCAATTttatcaagatcattttctaaaaaaaaattattataactatttatattttttattgactGATatctataatcaaaatttaatcataccTATAATATGATAACATAATCAAACAATTGAATCAACGGAGAGGACTAAAAACGCACCCCAAGGGAAATCCTTCTTCTGGATGCGGAGATATGGGTAAGGCTGCAAGAAAGATCGAACTTTTTGCCGTCAATCATCAACAAAAGCAAGTGGAGTTCCGAAATTAGATTAGACGAAGAGAACAAGAGCGACTACCGGAGGCTCGGGATGCTCGTGATGGCCCTTGGACAGATTATAGATGGAGAGAACAGCGCAGGTGACGATTCCCGCGATCGAGATCTTCTCCCATTTCTCCGCTTCATCTGCGGAATCAAACGAGAGTAACTGTCAATCCTACAAAACAAGAACCCCCACCCCAAAGAGGAGATGACGAAGACAATATGAACATCGATGTCTTACAGGCTTCGTCATAACAAGCGGCAGAGGAGAAGCTCCTGGTGCCGAACTTGGCCGCGCGGCTGCAAAGGGAGGCGACGGATCGGAGGCTTGATTTCGCTATCGGCATCGGCATGAGACTTAGTTGAGTCTTTCTGTTACTCGCTTGCTAACAAGGCAGCGTCGCCACGGCAATGTAATTTCGTCAGTGGAAGTCTCCCGCGCTCCCTCGCGCTCTCTGGAAAACTAGCGGTATTCTGTTCCTGCGGTGTATTATAGAATGGAGAATAACAGCATATATGTTGTGAAATGTCATACTAATTTAGAATTATTTTAGAACAAAAAGCAATTTAAGATTCTATTATAGGATAAATGATATTTACGAGTTTTTCGCTAGTAATTAGAATTACAAGCCACGCCCGCGAGACCGCTGGTGTAGAAGCTTAAGTATAAACGGAATCTGGTTTAGCAGAACAATCACATCAAGTTCAATTTCTATACATATTAGAAGAATGGATCTAATCTGGCTCTGGAAATGATTCAATCAAACTAAGAAGAACGATCTAATCTGGATCTGGAAATGATTCGATCAAACTAGTAAGAATGATATTATTGAAAACCTTAATTGCCTTTTCGCCAATGCAGAAAGCACAAGTCCCTTGTGAGGGTAGGAGAGTACTGTGACCGTAGCAAACCGTGAGCGTTCATCGAAGGTATGATCGAATGAACAGAATAACTTTAAGATTCGCGTTAAAATGATATACTACTCATATATTGGTTGGTCATGCCGATGGGCCCGCATTTGCCCAGTCACACGAAAGGTCGCCTTTGGGGCCAACGACATCGAAACTGGAAACGTCGATGCCTTCGCTCCCATCGGTTTTGCCGGTACTTTCTAACCGCCGCATCACCACCGCTGCGTCGTCCTCCACTTCCTTCCATGACGGTcatcaactccgccaaagtaggaACCCACTCGCTACCATGGCCGCGGCATCTCGCCTCCGATGCCGCCGTTGCCGCTCCGAAGGCCCCTGCTCGCGCTCCCGGGCGGCGGCGGAAGAGGGCCCCACCGGGGTCATCTCGGTGAAGGGCGTCAAGATCTCCGGCCGCTCCCTCTACCTCGACATGCAAGCCACCACTCCTGTCGACCCTTGCGTTCTCGGCGCCATGCTCTCGTTAGCCTCGTCGACCTCGGCCAGCTCGCTGCCACCATGCCATTCGCCCTGACACCGGCCTGGTCTCTGTCATCGCCGTCAACAACGAGATCGGCGTCGTCCAGCTACTGGATGTGATCGGGCGGCATCTGCCTCGAGAAGGACGTCTTCCACACCCACGCCGCCCAGACCCTCCGCAAGATCCCCATCGACGTCGAGAAGATGGGGATTGGGCTCATATCGCTCAGGATGTTGGCGCGCCCTGTAATCTGCCGCCATTTCAGGGTCCGAGTTGAACAGATGAGCGGCGGCGGCCAGGAGAGAGTTATACGGAGCCGGACCGTCCATACCCCTCTTGCCGTCGGGATGGGGACCGCCTGCTTGCGAGGTTTTTGGCTCTGACATCGACCTACGCGCTGACTGACACatcaatttttatttaatataattttattaaaatatttaagttaaaattaataataatatatttattaaaattttataatccaatcttaatcttatttaatttcaatgtaaaagcAATATAGAAGGTAAAATGGGGCTAGAATATTTTTACGAGTTCTTGTAAGAGAACTTTGATTACTTTCTGTTTTTATATGAAAACTGAtagctgatatatatatatatatataatataatataatataatataatatgatatgATTGTGAGAAGTTAAAATTAGCTCTTTGTTAGAATTGTTGTTTTCTGGATTAGGGACTTTTGTTTCATCATTCATGAAGGTAATAGTTTTTCTTGTATTTGTGCTGCTGCTTTCCTCAGGTCTTTGCAGATGGTGAAGGGGGAACCAGGTGACTGATTTGTTGTCTCTCTCAGATATGGTTGGATTTTCCTAATCGTGTAAAATGTGACTGAAATATCCCTGTTGAAATTTAATCTTTACATGCCATTGATTGCAGTGAAGGTGAAGAATCACTAAAGATTGGCAGCGGTTCATCAGAACTCAAGCTTGAATCCATCTAGTTGTGTTGGTGACTGCCTCATGTTGAGCCTGACTTAGGTACTTGCTCTCTTATCCAAACCCATGTTAAACTTCATCAAATACTTATGCCTTTGTTTAAATGAGATAGGTCAAATGTTGGGAAATTTTTTTTCTGATCTGCTGTCACCCTTACCCTATAATTTGGAATCATGATGCTTAGGGTATGTTAAGAAGAATTAAAGATGACAATTATGCTGTGGGTACTTGTCTTTATGGGGAATCATGATAAAGATACGGAATAAACGAGAACAAAAGGACGGATACACTATCCTTACCTCATCAATATGTGAGCCAGTCTAGATGTTGGGCCCAGACGTATAATTCATGTGATTCAAATCAAATTGGGttgagtcttaattgagttaaTTGTGAAAATCAACTACCAGAtatttggttcgattgaaccaaataTTCAACAATAACATTCCCTATTGGATGAATGAATTAAACGTTCAATCattgttattatttataaattttgatattatttatttattttaataattttattttaatagaatGAATAATTAGAAGAATATTAAGAACATGTGGATTCATGAATTTTTTGTCCTTCATCTTGTCCCATCTAGATAGGGAATGAGATGAGGATAGGAATGGGGGTGGAAAAGCACTTTGTATTGAGATATTTTTACTTAATTTTTCTTCATCATTAAGGACAAAATAAATTATGTGTTCTATTTTTAGTTACACATTGAGTTCTTTGAGAATTCTTGTTCAGATATAAattcaagggaaaaaaaaagtgaGAAGAAATGTTCCCATTCAAAACTATGTTTGGATTGCTtaagggaaaaaaagaagaaaaagaaattgtTTCTTGAGTAGAGATAGAAAAATAGCATGTCCAGTAATTAGGATATAAAAAATCTGGATTGATAAGTGATGAATGGAAATGttgtat comes from the Musa acuminata AAA Group cultivar baxijiao chromosome BXJ2-8, Cavendish_Baxijiao_AAA, whole genome shotgun sequence genome and includes:
- the LOC108952047 gene encoding cytochrome c oxidase subunit 6a, mitochondrial-like isoform X2 — its product is MPMPIAKSSLRSVASLCSRAAKFGTRSFSSAACYDEAYEAEKWEKISIAGIVTCAVLSIYNLSKGHHEHPEPPPYPYLRIQKKDFPWATSSAENSSSHTTADSKH
- the LOC108952047 gene encoding cytochrome c oxidase subunit 6a, mitochondrial-like isoform X3, coding for MPMPIAKSSLRSVASLCSRAAKFGTRSFSSAACYDEAYEAEKWEKISIAGIVTCAVLSIYNLSKGHHEHPEPPPYPYLRIQKKDFPWGPEPLTEHIKKKSSKQ
- the LOC108952047 gene encoding cytochrome c oxidase subunit 6a, mitochondrial-like isoform X1, which produces MPMPIAKSSLRSVASLCSRAAKFGTRSFSSAACYDEAYEAEKWEKISIAGIVTCAVLSIYNLSKGHHEHPEPPPYPYLRIQKKDFPWVLNIPHSLLIKIPDSAASTSENIDIIIVGPEPLTEHIKKKSSKQ